DNA sequence from the Prolixibacter sp. SD074 genome:
TAGCCATCAAGGCTGAGTAAACCCTGTTCGTATTTTTTCCTTGCCAGTTTGAGATTATCATGAGAAAGACGATACGTATCGCTTCCGGCCAGGGCAATACTCATCGAGGAATTGTATTTCGAGTATAACGTACTATCGTTAATTGCCGATTTCCGGATCTCTTCCTGATAGGTCGTCATGGCCACTTGCTTATCGATTTTAGCCGCAGCATAACGTGACCTGCTGGAGAACCCGGTAAAAACCGGAATAGAGATGCTAACCCCGATATAATTATTGGGTTGCCAATTGGCAGAAGAAAAAGAGAAAGACAGATTATCCTGAAACTGGTATTTCCCAAAGTATCCGTTTATCCCGATTTTGGGTACGAACGCCGCTTTTGCCTTTTTGGCTTCATAGGCAGACATTTCGCTTTGGAGCCTGAAGTTTTCCAGAAAACGTTGATTCGGAAGCATCTCAGGTTCCGGACCAGTCTGTGAAATTCCCGGTAGGTTACCGCTCAATTCTAATGGTTGAGAAGCATTCAACCCAAGCAATATCTTCAGGTTATTAAAATACTCATCGCGATATTGTTTCGACGATTCCAACTTTTGCTGCACCGTGTTCCGGTTGATCTGAGCTTTATTCACAGCCAATGCATCAACAGTACCCTGTTTGAAGCGATCTTGCGTAAGCCAGAGCAATGTGTCAGCAGTTGCCAAATCGGACCCGCCAATTTCCACAGCCCGTTTAGCGGTTAGCGCTGCAAAGTAAAACTGGGCTATTTGCTTCTTCAGGTTCTGTTCGAAATATGATTTTCCGGCCGTCTTCAGCTCAAGGTTCACCTTCGCAATTTTCGACTGGTAAATAGCCTGCCAGTCGAGAGGTGAATAATTCACGCTTATACCGGCCGAGTAGTTATATTTCTTGCCGAATTTCAGGAAAACGGTTTTGCCGGGCTGTCCCACGATCTCACCGGGAACCGGAGTCTCAGCGATATCGATATTATCCTGCCCGTTTATGCCGGCCGTAATTTTCGGATAAAGAAAACTGTTGGCCTCCCGTTTATTCTTGCCGGCCTGGTCGATCTGCATCTGCTGAATCAGGTTATCGGCATTGTGCGATAATGCGTAGTTCCACACATCATACAATGAACCAAAAGTTTCCTGTGCACTCAGGTGGCCACTCAAACATCCCAGGGCCAGTGCTATGATGATAGACTTTTTCATGGCCCTACCCGGGTCCAAATTTTAGTATCCGTAAAAAGTCCCCTTTTGACGGTCAATTTCAACTCGTTATCGGAAATCACCTTAACCGAGCAATCAGCATATACACCTCGCTTAGGAGCGTATATCGTACCTCCGTTCCATTCGTCACCCGCCCCGGTAAGGCCGGTAATCAGGTTCAGGCCCAGAATAGGCCGGCCCCTTTTCTCCGGATCAGGATTATTCCGATCCCGTTTCGGATGTCCCTGCGGATCATCAGGAGCTGATAGCCAGACGATTTTAGCCGAATAACTGTTGCTGGTTTGATAGAATTCGATTCTGATATTTTGTAAATAATTGGTCCATATACCAGCCAGTTGGTCCCGGGGTTCGTTTGCCTGAGTAGTAAAGGCAAATCCAAGTACGAAAACAGATAGAATAAATTGCTTCATAACCTTTGTACTAATATTAAAATAGTCCGCTCCGGGGGACCAATGACTCCAGTGGGTTACCCGGAGCGGACATGAAAACGATAGCACAAAGATGCAGTCAGATTTTCCCGTTTAAAACGGAAAATCAGGTGAACTGAACAAACAGAAGGGTGAATTGAACCGGCTCAGGCTTGCTCCATCCAACGCATGAAAGGAGATACTTTGAGCCGGCTTACAATTAGCTTTTCGCCAAAAGGGAAAGGCGGCCGAATAACCATCTTACGGTTGAAGTAGGGTTGAATTTTCTGAACGGCCCGGCGACTGATTAACACTTGCCGGTTGATACGGTAAAACTGTTCGGGATCGAGGCTGCTTTCGAGTTCTTCTAAGGTTTTGAAGATTGCATGTTTTTGCTGATCGAAACGGTAGGCATAAACCACCTCGTTTTCGAGGATGAATAATGCAATATCTTCTATAGCAACCGGAATATAACTTTCGCGGTAGCGGATAAGAATCGAAGTTTTGTAGCTTTTCTTTTCCGTGAAAACGTTTTTGAGTGTGTTGAGCATCTCAGTACCATTGCCGAAAGCATTTTTGAGTTTCTCTACTTTAGCAAAAGCAGCCCGGATATCTTCCTCTTTCACCGGTTTCAGAATGTATTCGATGCCATTCGACTTGAATGCCTGAAGCGTGTATTGGTCGAAGGCTGTACAAAAGATGACAGGACAGGCCACTTCAACACGCGAAAAAATTTCGAAGCTTATCCCATCGGCCAACTGGATATCCATGAAGATTAATTCCGGTTGGTTTTCCGGTAAGGATAACCATGCTATGGCCTGCTCAATACTCTGAAGCACGCCCATCACCTGTGCTGCCGGATACACATCACCAATTATTTCACTCAACACATCAGCAGCCTGTGGCTCATCTTCAATAATCAACACCTTCATGTATTCAGTAATTTAAGTTTCACACGGAATATTTCATCGTCGGTATAAATAAAAACTCCATCGGGATAGCCCAGTAATCTATACCGCTGCACCAGGTTCTCCAATCCGTAGCCGGAATGCTCTTCACTGGTTATCTTCGGCTGCAGTTTGTTTTCTACCGTAATGGTTTCGGGAAGCGTACTGAATAATTTTATTTCAAGTGGTTTATCCGGCGATATCATATTATGTTTGATCCCGTTCTCGATAAGGAGCTGCAGACTGAATGTCGGTATCTTCAAACTCATCAATTGCCCTGGCAGATCGATGGAAATGGCCAGCCTCTCACCAAAACGGGCTGAAAGCATGAAAACATAGTCGTTTACAAACTCAAGCTCTTCTTCCAGGGTAACCAAATCCTTTTGCCGTTTATCCAGCAACTGACGGTAAATCTCCGAGAGCGTCATAACAAACTGCTCCGACTTTGGGTCGCCCGAGCGAACCATGGAACGAAGCGTAGATAGTGAGTTGAAAAGGAAATGTGGATTCACCTGTTGGCGCAGAATTTCAAACTGCGAGCGCAGATTCTCCATTTTCAGCATTTGATTTTGCATGGAGATCTCCTGTGCGCGGGCGCTGGAATTCAATGCATATTGGATAATGTAAATCAAACCAATGCTTACTGCTCCCTTCAGCGTTATCAGCCACAGGGCAAAATGATTCTTCAAAGGAACATTACCGGTCTCTTTTAGGATATATATTCCGGAGAGAAGAAAAAGCGAAAGAAGCAGAAGATTACTGCCAATGATAATCAATATTTCCCGAATCCGGGAATGAACGGTTTTTGCTTCGGTAAAGTAAAAAGTCAAAAAAGCATTCACATACCATGCAACCAGCAGAAACAGGAAGGTAACCGGCAAAGTCAGTAAAAGCCGGTTAAAATTCAGGTCATTTTGCTGTTGGCTGTTGATAATAATATTAAACGTAGGAAGAAATGCTGCAAACAGTATGGCAATTCGAAGGTTAGCTATTTTAATGGTACGGTTGATTTTCATGTTCCCGGTTCAATGTTCTGAGATAAACGTAATAATCTTTACTGAAAGCAACCCGTCATTTCTGCATACAATGATATATCTATGATATAAAAAACCGGCGATATATAATACCGCCGGCTACCCTTCATCTCTCAGAATTGATTGAGATACACTGCCCTCCGCACGATTCTTCTGGCACGGGAAACATAAACTTTCCGGTCACAATAACCATCCCCATAATCAATGGTGACCGGTTCGTCTTTCCCAGTCCATGTGATTTCCATCACTCCCTCCAGAATATTTTCACAGGAGCGCGCCACTTTCAACGGCTCCGTAATCGTGTAGGAATAGGAACGTCCAACAGAAGAAGAAACCTCACCGGAACCGGTAAGCAGGAAAACATCATCAACGAGAGCAGGCGTATCGATTCCCTCAATCTGCTGACGAGTACCTGTTTTGGTCTTGCTAATGACTACCCCATTGGCTGTTGTTAAGTCAAAATTGGTTGTTTCGGTATATTCCGGTGCATCTTTTGTTCCGGTATTCTCAACCGATTTACTTCCCGAGATAGAAAATCCTTCCACCGTATAGTTGTTAAAAGCTACGGTATACGACGCCCCGGGGTTCCTGAGCGTATCAGTAATCGTAATCACGATGGAACCCGAACGGGTCAAACCAGTCATACTGACACAGCTGTCACCATAATCAACAGTTATCGTACGAGGAAACGTTCCGTCGTTCGGACTAACTGTTAACGTAAAACAATCGGTACTATCAGTCGACGCAGATTTTAGGCTACTCCCCTGCTGTTCGGATGAGGCAATCGCCTCGTTCACGTCGGCATCAACCGCCTCGTCAATCATATCAGTCGAAGCACTTTCGTTAACCAAATCGACAGTTTCGGCACTTAGCTCTTCATCTGCCGGAGCATTGTCATTGTTGTTGCAAGCGCTCAATGCGACGATACTCAACAACATCGTAAAAGCCATTACATAATTTTTCATTGTTTTCATTATATATGAATTTATTGGTGAGAAAATTGATCTTCTTTCATTTGTTTCAGGATAATCTCCAGTCGCGAAATCCATTGTTGCCGTAGGGTATCGGCTTCTTTTAGCTGGTACTCTGTCAAAATAGATTTCAACTCATCTTTTCGTTTCTGATTCAGCGTTACCAACTCCTTGTTCAACACGGGAACCTCTTCGCCTTTTTCCAAATAAGGCTGAATCATTTGTGCATATTTCAGGTTAACCCGGTAAGCGTTCTCGCTTTGTTTATCATCCAGATTCAACCGGTTCTGCATCACCATCGTGAGCATGTTTGCCCGTGTTTCGGGACTGCGTTGAAAGAATTTTGGAAAACTCACTTTTGTTCCGGGACTAAATCCACTGAAAGCCAGGACCATCATCACGGCAACCAGACTCCATACTACCAAAATACTTTTTGCTTTCATCGATTGTCTTTTTATCGTTTATTTACTCCTTCCGGAGATAGTTTTACTGATTGTTTTGTTCGAACTCTTTAGCTCGCTCCCGAGCCATCTTCCTGAGTTCGCTTTTCTTTTCCTGGTACAAATCGAATTGTTCTTTTGTTAATACCTGTTTCAGTCGCTTATCTTTATCATCAGCTATATCCCTGGCTTTCTTTAACTTGTCAAGTTTTCCCTGAATTGTTTTCACTTCTTCCATTTTCTGAGCATATTCAAGATTCAGTTCCGATACCTTCTCCAACTGCTCGTTAGTTAGCCGAAGATTATCCTTCATCCAGTCGTTTTGTATTTGAGCCCGTTGCCCCGGGGTATAAGTCGTACCGCTGAACTGGGCAAAAGCGCCAATTGAACTGGTCAAAAAAAGCATACTCATTAGAATTATTCTTTTCATTACTGTCATTGATTTTTAAATTCATGGCCAATATATACCTGTCTGTTCAGTCGTTAAAATCTTTTCATCCAACAACCAGCTGCATTCAACCAACGTCATTTTCAATCAACCAAAATCCAGACAGGCTATTATAAAATCCGTGGACGATGAGGATAAAGCGCTTATTTGAAATATCGGGTAAACGAAATGGATATCTGATCATTCCGGGCGCCTTTTAGATACATGTAGGCGTCTGTATTTTTCAGTACATCTTTAAAGCCATACGAGTATTTAATGCTGAGTTTGCTAAAGGGAAAATTAAAGGCAACACCACCAACAAGGCCCAGATCGTATTTTTCAAAATCTCCGTAGCTTAATTCCCCGTATCCGTATGCATTTGGGGTTGTTACATTGAAAGTAGCGTCGAGTAATGTGCTGCCGTAGCCCCCAAAAAGAAAATGGCTAAAACTATTTTTTTCATTGGTTAGAACTGGTACCTTATTGTTATTTCATCGAACAACCATTTGAGTTTTACCAACTACCTCCCGGCTCAATTTTCTACCAATTGACGAATTTTGTCATTGGTTGAAGAATTTAAGTGGTTCGTTTAAGCGGTTCATGCATAAACCTTTATTTTCGTATCATTGTGAAATGAAGAAGTCGCTTGTACATAGCATTATTTGGCTGGTGATAACCTATTTCCTGTTTATGTCATTCTCGCTTTTCCTACCGTTGGGATTGGCATTAGGGCGTACCATCAAAGCGGTGGTTTTGATGGTCGGGTTATTCTACATTGCCGGTTGGGGATTAACAACTCAATTATTAATTCAGCGTAAACACCCTGTTTGGTTCGTCATTTCAGCATTCCTACTCATTTTCTTTTTCTCTGTTTTGCGCTCCCGGATACTCGACTCTTTCCCTGGTCCGTTTATCAATGCTTTTCGCCTGGCACCTGAAACGTATATCATAAGGCCGCGCTTACTACAAGGGACAATTATTCGCAATGGGCATGCTCCATTTATTGCAAGCTTTCTTCTCAATAGTGCGATTCTCATCTTCGCTACACTGCTAAGGCTCTACGAACACAAAGACCAAAAGGAACAGGAAAGTAGGGAGGAACTGCAACACAGCCAGGAAGCCCAGATTCTTTATTTGAAATCCCAGGTCAACCCTCACTTTCTGTTCAATACCCTGAACAACCTCTACGGGCTCACTTATTCCAAATCGGATTTAGCGCCGCAGATGGTTTTGGGACTATCGGATACCATGCGATATATGATTTATGAAACCGAACAGAAACTGGTACCCGTGGAAAAAGAACTCGATTTCATTCACAACTACCTCGACCTGGAAAAAATGCGCCTTTCGCACCCCGAAAATATCCGCACATCCATCCACATCAGTCATCCGCGTTCTTTTATTCCACCGTTAATGCTGCTGCCGTTCATTGAGAACTGCTTTAAGCATGGAGCAATTGGCAAGGAAGACGATGGATGGATTGAGTTGGATATATGGGACGAAGACGAACAGTTTTATTTTGTGTGCAAGAATAATTTTCAAACGGAAAAACCGGGGCAACCAATCCCTCAGGGCAAAACCTCCGGGCTTGGATTGAGTAACGTCAAAAAGAGGTTAGCTCTTATTTTTGGAGACCAATATGAACTTCGAATCATAAAACAGACAGACGAATTCCTGGTTTCCCTGCAATTTCCGGTATTCTCAAAGAAAGACGAATTATGATGTCCCGAATTAAATGCATCGTCATAGATGACGAACCTATCGCCCGTCAATACCTGAGCGATTATGTGGCCAAAATGCCGCAGCTGGAATTAGTTGCAACATTCAGTAAAGCAATGGATGCATATGAATTAATAGAGAATGAAGAAGCCGGCATCGTATTTATTGACATTCAGATGCCGGGTATCACGGGAATTGAGTTCATCCGCACCCTGCAAAAAAAGCCAGCCACCATTTTTACCACGGCCTATTCGGAATATGCCCTGGAAGGATATGACCTCGATGTCGTCGACTATTTGTTGAAACCTATCTCCTTCGAGCGATTTGTAAGAGCTGTGAATAAGGCCATCGACAGAATTGTTACTCCGGAAAATAAAAAGATTTCTGCTGATACAGAAGAAAATACCAGCGCCACAATACCTCGTGATTTCATCTTCGTCAAATCCGGATATAAATCCGAAAAAGTGAACATCAGCGATATTATGTATGTGGAAGGCATGAAGGAATACGTGGTGATACACACTCGAGATAAAAAATACACAAAGTTGGACCGCATGAAAAATATTGAAAACTTACTGAATGGACAAGGCTTCATTCGTATCCACAAATCATATATTGTGTCCATTAAAAATATCAATGCGGTTTTCGGAAATACCATTGAAGTACAAGGCATCAAACTTCCCTTAGGACGAAGCTTCAAAGAAAACGTTGAAACCACACTGGGAATGAACGAATAAGTTTCCTGACAAAGAAATTGACACGGTTGTCAAAGTTTTTGATAAACCCCGCCATTCCACAACACATTCTATCTAATTATTAATTACAACCCGTTGGCAAAGCTGGAAAGCGGCCACACGAAACCCGGTAGAAAGTTTGAGGTATGAATAAACCAGAGAGCTCATTTTACTCCCTTTTTTTAGCTCAGTGGGTTTAATCCCCAGCTACTTGCAGCGGGGAGATTCATTATATTTTTCTATAACTGCCAGTCGTTGTTGTTTTTGGCTTTGTTTTTCACCGGTACCGTTCCCAGATGCCCGGCGAAGTTGCGAACCAATTCTTTCACCGAACCGTCTTCCTTCAACCCGAAGCGGCTGATACTGGTGTTTTTCGGTGTATCCCATTGGTAGTAAGAATCAGGGTCGAGGTTGTGCAGCACCGTCCAGAAAGCACGGATTAAACCTCCGTGGCTCATGGCAAAAACCTTTTGTCCTTCATTCTTTTCCTTTATCAGCTTAATGAAGGCTTCTGCACGCACAATCAAATCTTCCGAGGTTTCGGCTCCTTCCGGTAAATCCATCCCATCCCAGTTATTCGGAAACGGCTTTCCCTGCCATCCCGCAAGGTAACGTTCGCGTAAAAGCGGTTCAGGAATAATCTCTTCCCCGGGGTGAAACCGGAGTACTTCTTCCGTCGTCTTCATTGTCCGTCGCAGGTCGCTGGAATAGATCACATCGAATTCTTCATTCTTTAAATATCCAGCTAAAGCTTTAGCCTGCATCATTCCGTCTTCGCTAAGTGTCCCGGGGGTTTGTCCCTGGCAAATGCCCTGCACATTCTCAACCGTCTCTCCATGTCTAATCAGCCAAAAATCAATCATCCCTTCTCCTTTTTTAGCCAACAAAAATCAGTCCGCGGTTACTTCCGGTAATACTGCGGCCGCCTTGGGGCGTTACCACGAAAGTATTCTCCGTTCCCACCATACCAACTCCTTCGATACCTTTCTTCGGTTCAACGGCAAAAACCATATTCTCCACCAACGGGGCCTTAAAACCTTTTGCCAGCACGGGATATTCGTCTACCGTTAAGCCGACTCCGTGCCCCAGAAACTTCACCTGCCGGGTTCCGAAGCCCATAAAGTTCCGTTTAAATTCCGGAGTTAAATTATTCATGATGGTTTCATAAATATTCTCGGGAATGGCGCCCGGCTTTAACATTTCGGCCACCCGATCGTGTATGTCGGCACACTGCTGATGAATAGCTATCACTTCTTTGGGTAACCGTTCTCCGAACATGTACGTCATGGTTTTGTCGGAATGGTATCCGTTTATTCCGAATCCCATATCAATAAATACCAGGTCGCCTTTCTTCAGTTTCCGGTCACGGTTTCCGAAGCTGGTCACAGCAGCATTCAGTCCGCGGTTTCCTCCCGGTCCGTCGAAGTTGGTCGGGTACAAGGAATTTTCGCCAAACGACAATTGGGCAACCGCCACATCGGTATCGTGCATGGCGAAACGGGCGATTCCCTGGTGCCCTTCCTTCACCATTACCTCGTAGAGCTCAGCAGCCAGGTCGGTCTCGGCCATTCCTTCGCGCAGTATTTCCGGTACGATATCTTCCAGTACCTTCCGGTGATATGTTCCGGCCTGTTCGATAAAATGCAGTTCCCACTGACTCTTTACCGATCGGGCCTGCGCAATCTGAAAATCAATCGATTGGTACGAACTGCACCGAAAATGCTTTTGAAAACGCTGATACATGGCCAAAGGCACAAACTCGGTTTCGAGGTGCACTTCGCCGGGCAACTGCGAATACGCCTGCGCGGCATCGCGATAGCTGTTCATGGGTTCAATAACCGGAAATTCCGATTCACCGAGGGTCCGTTCATATCCCTTTCGCGCCCATAACGTAGCATCCTTGCCACGCTCGATGACCAACATACCTTCCGGCATGGAACCGGTGAAATACAAGAGGTTTATTTTACTAAAGACGACAGCCATTCCCCAACCAGGATGTTGTTGATCCATGATTTGACGAAACGTCTTCATCCGTGCATTCAGTTCCGAAATGGGTGTTTTTTCGTTCATAAAAAATTGCTTTAAACAACAAAAATAAGGGATTGACGCCAAAAGAAAGGATGAAAGCCCGACCAATTGCCCAACGTTAATTTTGTGTGAACTTCCTTTTCCCGGGCCAGGGCGCCCAATAACGGTTACTGTCAGCCGTTGCGCCGGAAAATCATTGCTGCGCTTTCAGCTGTTCGAGCACCTCACGGTAGTGTTGCATATCTTTGTTATCCGGTTCTGCCAGACGGTAAATCATAAGTATTTTCTCCAGGTGAGGAATATCTTCCTGCCCGGCCAGCTGTTTGGCGTATGAATAACAAACAATTCCCAGGAAACCGCCCAGCCGCTTGTAAGCCATGCGCCGCATCGTATTGGGTTCCGTAGCCATTTTCCCATGCAAAGCCGAAATCTCCTTCTTCCACCAGTTTTCATCCTTCGAAAACAGGGACTGAAGATATACCTGTCGCCGGTTAAACTCGAACTGCAAACTGGCAGTTAACTGCGATAGTTGTTCCTGGTAAGCAGGTTTGTTGGTCAGTTCATTCGTCAAGACACTAAAAGAACCAACTTTCTCAAATGCTCCCACCGAAGCCATGTTGCGACTTGTGCAAGCAGCCTGCAGCAACTCTCCCGCCCCGGCCAACGAATCGATTCGTGTCTGTTGCCCTTTCACAAATGTGGCAATCTCCTGCTTCGAAGCCTCCTTGTTCGACGAAGCTGACAATCGGAACCAGCCAAACACACTGGTTAACCTGCGTTTTGCCGGCCAGGCATGCGAAGCCTCGGTGAGTACGATATGAACATGGGAAGGCGTGTTCTCCGGTTTCAGAATGTACTGAACCATTTCCGGAAAATTAAAATCGTCCATCCCAATGAGGCCCGTAACCGGGCAATGGATGGCAGCCAATTGATCGGGACTGGCAAAAGCACCACAGGCCATTACCCCGTCAACCGGATGATTCGCCGCATACCCCAACATCATTCGCGCCCCTCCGGAGAAACCAGCCAGGTAAATTTGCTTTCCTACCGGGAAACGCTTTTGAACATCAGCAATGATTTCATTCAGCTCGGACAAGTAGTTTGGGCCATCATTTGTAATGAGATTAGAGGCGACCAGCACCGCCGGATATACTGAAGCCGCTTCTTTCAAATGCTCCATCGCCGTTTGCCCCGAGCCATGTGGATCGATGGCTACCAGCAACGGCAGCCGGGTGTCCGCTGACCGGTGGGCAGGGACATACACCTCGTAGGTATGTTTAGGGTTCGACCGGCACGAATCGGTTCCCTCAACTGCCGCTACCGGTTTGCTGCTTTTATGGGTTGACTGGCAGGCAAAAGTAAACCCAGAAAGGGTAAATGCTAAAAATAACTGGACAACAGAAACTGGACGCATAATTCTCATCATGAATTTTTCGATGGATAAAGGTAATCATATAGGCAGGAATCCAAATTATCAGCAATCCTTGCAGGAAGTAGTCAAAGACATTTTCATAAAAACCTACCGGAAAATTACATACTTCATCCCTACACTTTATCAAACAGGCACTTAGGTTTTGGAATTTTAATCCTGATTATTTTATAAATTAGCAATTATAATCAAAGTATAATAACTAAACCTTTCTATCAAAACCATGGCACTTCAATACAAAGTCATCTCTACCATTAAGCGTGGACAAGCTGAGGCTAACGAAAGAATCTGGTCCCCAAAGCTAACCGGTTCCCGTAAAATCAACCTTCGACAAGTCGCCGAGATATTGACACAACGCTCGACTGCATCGGAAGCCGACGTTCATCTGGTATTAATGGGACTGGTGGATCTACTGCCCGAGTTATTGCTCGACGGCAATACAGTAAAAATCGATGAATTCGGTTCCTTTCGGTTGCATGCAAAAGTAACCACTGAAGGCACTCCCGACAAAGTCACATCGCGCAACATACGCGATTTACGAATCAGCTTTCTTCCTGATAAGCGAATAAAAACGGCTCTAAAACGCGCGGTTTTCAAGAAGAAAAGAGAATAAGTCACCGTTTCCGGCTACGGGAGAAAATTCGTACGCCCATTAAAATGAAAACGATGCCGGCCAGCCACAACACGACCACATTATCAGTGATGGACTGTCCTCCGGAAAAGAAAATGTAAAACCCGAGTACAGCCAGCAGGCCGCCAATGGTAAAATTGACTATGGCATAATTCTTCGAACTCCGCGGAACATAAATCCAGTGGGGGTACGTTCCGCCGGTAAAATAGCCGTCCACATACATCTTGCTAATCCATTCGAGGTGCTGGTCGATGTAACTTCCTGTTTCAGTTTGCTTGTCCATTTTACTGATTTGCCACGGTTCGGCAGGCATATTCCGGAAAGCTGCATAGTTGGGTGATAACTTTTGCAATGCTCCCAGGCTTTCGTCGGAAGCAATCAAATCCTCCCACTTTACATTCCGCACAAAGTCGCTTTCGCTGCGGATAGCATCGCGGCCCAGCAGGAACAGTTCACCCCGGGGCGTACGATAGGCAAAGGTGACCGGTTTCTTCTCTTGCGCCACATGATACGTGGTAATAAAGGGCGATATGGAACGCATGATTTTCATCGCAGCTTTTTTGGGTTCTCTCACCAACTGCTACGAGTCGGGACGACTGAAAGGTTTCAGGTTATACCTTAAAAAACTACGAAAGAGAACTTTTCCAAAGAGTTTCAAACTCAAGAACCGGCTGGGTTTGGTCGCCCACTGCCGGTATTTGTTTCGGCCCACACGACGATAACAGCAACAGGGCCAGCAGATAAAAGAGGTTTCTCTTCATATGAATCAACAGTTGTTTGGTTTTATGATAATATTGAGTCTGCTCCGAAAAGTCTGAGTTCATTGATTTTCAACTTCTTTACCCCTGATCCCTAAAGGGGAACTCGCTGAAAATCAATGAATTCTTCAAGGTCCCCTTCAGGGGTCCGATACTTCGGAATAGGGGTTTTTGACTTTTCGGAGTGGACTCATTACAATTCAAAATCGAGTTTCCGTACCAGTTCGATGCCTTCCGGAGTGACTTCGGCCTGCATGGGAATAATCTCTACGCCTTGGCGGTATGCTTCACG
Encoded proteins:
- a CDS encoding lipoprotein; amino-acid sequence: MKRNLFYLLALLLLSSCGPKQIPAVGDQTQPVLEFETLWKSSLS